From one Lactiplantibacillus paraplantarum genomic stretch:
- a CDS encoding MarR family winged helix-turn-helix transcriptional regulator, with amino-acid sequence MNEDMEFFNRFSHMYLHGFKNLSDMFAEPATEHGITLDEFYILYDIAEAKGKIRLMDIAESHGVTRSAISRLIGRLLRKDYLYQEAEDHDRRNKVLKLTPEGARIEHEVFTELIQRNREWRQSFSLAKQYQTLNLVEEFMDKFVNEDASKQTKKTTYVDVKRAEA; translated from the coding sequence ATGAATGAAGATATGGAATTTTTTAATCGTTTTAGCCATATGTACTTACATGGGTTTAAAAATTTATCGGATATGTTTGCTGAACCAGCAACGGAACACGGCATTACATTAGATGAATTTTATATCTTGTATGATATTGCTGAAGCTAAGGGCAAAATTCGGTTGATGGATATTGCTGAAAGCCACGGTGTGACCCGCTCAGCAATTTCTCGGTTAATTGGTCGCTTATTACGTAAGGACTATTTATACCAAGAGGCTGAAGACCATGATCGGCGGAACAAAGTTCTAAAATTAACGCCAGAGGGTGCACGGATCGAACACGAAGTCTTCACTGAATTAATTCAACGTAATCGAGAATGGCGTCAAAGCTTTAGTTTAGCTAAACAATACCAAACTTTGAATTTAGTTGAAGAATTTATGGACAAGTTTGTTAATGAAGATGCTAGCAAGCAGACTAAAAAGACCACGTATGTGGATGTAAAGCGTGCTGAAGCATAA
- a CDS encoding LBP_cg2779 family protein: MELPLSQLSEKLISFEREHHLTDNDLAFGSQLSVERIHNIKSGEATPTQEELQLLKKFMNSKTKA; encoded by the coding sequence ATGGAACTACCATTAAGTCAATTATCAGAAAAACTCATCAGTTTTGAACGCGAGCATCATCTTACAGATAACGACCTTGCATTTGGCAGCCAACTATCAGTTGAACGGATTCATAATATTAAATCTGGTGAAGCAACGCCAACTCAAGAAGAACTGCAACTGTTGAAGAAATTCATGAATAGCAAAACCAAAGCCTAA
- a CDS encoding WxL domain-containing protein, producing the protein MKKSHMLKAAMMVSAVSVACLSFNNLGASADTLPSTGKSQADVSFTSNGGTTDPVDPGNPDNPGGGGTGNKGPLSLDAVPTYLNFGTHTQPTVDTAYTLLSKDASQEKLATANDDKTQNVTTSGKKDGNDIIYTQVSDSRGTGAGWQLKAQLSDITASDGQVLTNASVVLANGTPQYLTGEANQQSWVTAADANQATVSTPIVLTAGASATTDVATATAGSKVGEGQGMGVNQQYWNINNVQLHVKGGHAAAKNYSGNIVWTLDSTPTV; encoded by the coding sequence ATGAAGAAGTCACATATGCTTAAAGCGGCTATGATGGTTTCAGCAGTCAGTGTTGCTTGTTTATCGTTCAATAATTTAGGAGCTTCCGCTGATACTCTGCCTTCAACTGGGAAGTCACAGGCTGATGTATCGTTCACATCTAATGGGGGTACAACTGATCCGGTCGATCCTGGGAACCCGGATAATCCTGGTGGCGGTGGTACCGGCAACAAGGGACCACTTTCATTGGACGCAGTACCAACTTATCTTAATTTCGGGACACACACGCAGCCGACTGTTGATACGGCTTACACGTTATTATCGAAAGATGCTAGTCAGGAAAAGCTTGCCACAGCTAACGATGATAAAACTCAGAACGTGACGACTAGTGGTAAAAAAGATGGTAATGATATTATCTACACGCAGGTTTCTGACTCACGTGGGACTGGTGCTGGTTGGCAATTGAAAGCACAACTTTCTGATATTACGGCTTCTGATGGGCAAGTGTTAACGAACGCTTCAGTTGTTTTGGCCAATGGGACACCGCAATACCTTACAGGGGAAGCCAATCAACAATCTTGGGTCACTGCAGCAGATGCTAACCAAGCAACCGTTTCAACACCAATTGTGCTCACTGCAGGTGCTTCAGCGACAACGGATGTTGCAACTGCAACGGCTGGATCTAAAGTTGGTGAAGGCCAAGGGATGGGTGTTAACCAACAATACTGGAACATCAATAACGTGCAATTACATGTTAAAGGTGGGCACGCCGCCGCTAAGAATTACTCAGGTAATATTGTTTGGACATTGGACTCTACACCAACGGTTTAA
- a CDS encoding helix-turn-helix transcriptional regulator, whose protein sequence is MIFSELELSQVERNFTFDFAILEHDLSYFFEKRCLNYALEHIHRFDDRIKDNLYNIRPVILKESLIALTCDLASVSFYRYLNMITFVNLRKDILHYLMTATLTNDDFLPLLETIVNNYFSNLDTLDIPIDSKRLSKQVALVVYYIDNHCDEPLKTNTILKELTLDPEYTKRKFRKELGFTINFYIRHAKLQRAKQLLINTHLPIGEIADKIKFYNSAEFARQFQKEFDVTPSRYRELNQIFYKKES, encoded by the coding sequence TTGATATTTTCAGAACTCGAACTTTCTCAAGTAGAACGCAATTTCACGTTTGATTTTGCCATTTTAGAACATGATTTAAGCTATTTTTTTGAAAAACGTTGTTTAAATTATGCCTTAGAGCACATCCATCGATTTGATGATCGTATTAAAGATAATTTATATAATATTCGCCCAGTAATTTTAAAAGAATCTCTAATCGCATTAACCTGCGATCTAGCAAGTGTTAGTTTCTATCGTTACTTAAACATGATTACTTTTGTCAACCTGAGAAAAGACATTCTTCATTATCTCATGACGGCAACATTGACGAACGATGACTTTTTGCCACTTTTAGAGACAATTGTTAATAACTATTTTAGCAACCTTGATACCCTTGACATTCCGATCGATAGTAAGCGACTCTCTAAACAGGTTGCCTTAGTCGTCTACTACATCGACAATCACTGTGATGAACCGCTTAAAACAAATACAATCTTAAAGGAATTGACCTTAGATCCTGAGTACACGAAACGTAAATTTCGTAAAGAGTTAGGCTTTACAATTAATTTTTATATCCGTCACGCTAAGTTACAGCGGGCAAAACAATTATTAATCAATACTCATCTTCCCATAGGTGAAATTGCCGATAAAATCAAATTTTATAATAGCGCTGAGTTTGCTCGTCAATTCCAAAAAGAATTTGACGTCACACCTAGCCGATATCGCGAGTTAAATCAGATTTTTTACAAAAAAGAATCATAG
- a CDS encoding glutamate decarboxylase: MLYGKHNHEAEEYLEPVFGAPSEQHDLPKYRLPKHSLAPREADRLVRDELLDEGNSRLNLATFCQTYMEPEAVELMKDTLAKNAIDKSEYPRTAEIENRCVNIIANLWHAPSDEHFTGTSTIGSSEACMLGGLAMKFAWRKRAQAAGLDLNAQRPNLVISAGYQVCWEKFCVYWDIDMHVVPMDEQHMALDVDHVLDYVDEYTIGIVGIMGITYTGQYDDLVALDKVVSHYNNHHPKLPVYIHVDAASGGFYTPFIEPQLTWDFRLANVVSINASGHKYGLVYPGVGWIIWRDRQFLPPELVFKVSYLGGELPTMAINFSHSAAQLIGQYYNFIRFGMDGYREIQTKTHDVARYLATALDKLGEFEMINDGHQLPLICYQLAPRNSREWTLYDLSDRLLMNGWQVPTYPLPANLEQQVIQRIVVRADFGMNMAHDFIDDLTKAVHNLNQAHIVYHRDEAPKRYGFTH, translated from the coding sequence ATGTTATATGGTAAACATAATCATGAAGCTGAAGAATATTTGGAGCCAGTCTTTGGTGCCCCTTCCGAACAACACGATCTTCCCAAGTATCGCTTACCAAAGCATTCACTAGCACCAAGGGAAGCTGACCGCTTAGTTCGTGATGAGTTATTAGACGAAGGCAATTCGCGACTAAACCTGGCAACTTTTTGTCAGACCTATATGGAACCTGAAGCCGTTGAATTAATGAAAGATACGCTAGCTAAGAATGCCATCGACAAATCAGAGTATCCCCGTACGGCTGAAATCGAAAATCGTTGCGTCAATATTATTGCTAATCTGTGGCATGCCCCTAGTGATGAACACTTCACGGGCACCTCCACGATTGGTTCCTCCGAAGCCTGTATGTTAGGCGGCTTAGCCATGAAATTCGCCTGGCGTAAACGCGCTCAGGCGGCGGGATTAGATTTGAACGCACAACGACCAAATCTCGTTATTTCGGCCGGTTACCAAGTTTGTTGGGAAAAATTCTGTGTCTATTGGGATATTGATATGCACGTCGTTCCAATGGACGAACAACATATGGCCCTTGATGTTGACCACGTCTTAGACTATGTTGACGAATACACGATTGGCATCGTCGGTATTATGGGTATCACGTACACTGGCCAATATGATGACTTAGTAGCTCTTGATAAAGTTGTTTCTCACTATAATAACCACCATCCTAAACTCCCCGTCTATATCCACGTTGACGCCGCATCCGGGGGCTTCTACACGCCCTTCATTGAGCCACAACTCACTTGGGATTTCAGATTGGCGAACGTTGTGTCAATCAACGCTTCCGGTCACAAATATGGCTTAGTCTATCCAGGCGTTGGTTGGATTATCTGGCGTGACCGCCAATTCTTACCACCAGAATTAGTCTTCAAAGTCAGTTATCTAGGTGGAGAACTACCCACAATGGCCATCAACTTTTCCCACAGTGCTGCCCAACTGATTGGCCAATACTATAATTTTATCCGGTTCGGCATGGATGGTTACCGTGAAATCCAAACCAAGACTCACGATGTCGCTCGATACCTCGCAACTGCGCTGGACAAATTAGGTGAATTCGAGATGATTAATGACGGCCATCAGTTGCCCCTGATCTGCTATCAATTAGCACCCCGTAACAGTCGTGAATGGACACTCTACGACCTATCGGACCGCTTATTAATGAATGGCTGGCAAGTACCAACTTACCCCTTACCTGCTAATTTAGAGCAACAAGTCATTCAACGTATCGTCGTCCGAGCCGACTTTGGTATGAATATGGCTCACGATTTTATCGATGATTTGACTAAAGCCGTTCACAATTTGAACCAAGCTCACATTGTCTACCATCGTGATGAAGCACCAAAAAGGTACGGCTTTACGCACTGA
- a CDS encoding phosphoenolpyruvate carboxykinase (ATP) — protein MSTKNSYQLADIGRNNPIFSQIRSTVETAFYGNNMHHVDDVAAAYHLATKDPGTVITDLPIYRASDLGLPADAKMLIANTGKVVGRTAQARRILGNPGVSETDMAGRLRQALFASAHKDFIKTDVLVGLNEDFIVRAHLAIPDGFANNLLSYMLNFQPITKAYQEMFDQSVAYPEGDIYIYADPTYHDPDYPDGLAIFDPQHNTAAILGMPYFGELKKSTLTLAWSIAHRHGFVACHGGLKAFHFKDKQDQVFAMFGLSGSGKSTLTHAKHGYKYDITVLHDDAFVINRKDGSSVALEPSYFDKTNDYPMTSDETKYFMTIQNVGVTLDDQGRKVLVTEDLRNGNGRTIKSRYASTNRVDKEAAPINAIFWIMKDDSLPPVIKVDDPVLAATFGATLATKRSSAENIIGDVDRNALVIEPFANPFRVYPLSEDYHDFKALFEERHLDCYLLNTGFFGDKKIPKEITLGALEAIVNNTTEWESFAGLDHMQNLKLADFPVDYRNTDYRNLVATRLGIRANFVDHYQHDNDDRLPHEINDILVHLQDQLKQPIKK, from the coding sequence ATGAGCACTAAAAATTCTTATCAATTAGCCGATATTGGTCGTAATAATCCAATTTTTTCACAAATTCGTTCTACCGTCGAAACGGCCTTTTACGGTAACAATATGCACCACGTTGATGATGTCGCTGCCGCTTACCACCTTGCCACGAAGGACCCCGGAACCGTTATTACGGACCTCCCAATCTATCGGGCCAGTGATTTAGGCCTGCCAGCTGACGCTAAGATGTTAATTGCAAATACTGGCAAAGTCGTTGGTCGGACTGCGCAAGCTCGCCGGATTTTAGGTAATCCTGGTGTTAGTGAAACTGATATGGCCGGCCGACTTCGCCAGGCATTATTTGCGAGCGCTCACAAAGATTTTATCAAAACAGATGTTTTAGTTGGGCTGAATGAGGATTTCATTGTCCGGGCACACTTAGCCATTCCTGACGGTTTTGCAAATAATTTACTCTCCTATATGCTTAACTTTCAGCCAATCACTAAAGCTTATCAAGAAATGTTCGACCAGTCCGTAGCCTACCCAGAAGGTGACATTTATATTTATGCCGACCCAACTTATCATGATCCTGATTATCCAGATGGACTCGCAATCTTTGATCCCCAACATAACACAGCCGCGATTTTAGGGATGCCATATTTTGGCGAGTTAAAGAAATCAACTCTGACTTTAGCTTGGTCAATTGCTCATCGGCACGGTTTCGTTGCCTGTCATGGTGGCTTAAAGGCTTTCCACTTCAAGGATAAGCAAGATCAAGTCTTCGCTATGTTTGGATTATCAGGTTCCGGAAAATCCACACTGACTCATGCCAAACACGGTTATAAGTACGATATCACCGTACTGCACGACGATGCTTTTGTCATTAATCGTAAGGATGGTAGTTCCGTAGCACTCGAACCTTCCTACTTCGATAAAACTAACGACTACCCGATGACATCTGATGAGACCAAGTACTTTATGACCATTCAAAATGTTGGGGTAACTTTGGACGATCAGGGTCGCAAAGTTCTCGTTACTGAGGACCTTCGCAATGGTAACGGTCGAACAATCAAATCTCGGTATGCCTCAACTAATCGTGTTGATAAAGAGGCCGCACCGATCAATGCAATTTTCTGGATTATGAAGGATGACAGTTTACCACCCGTTATCAAAGTTGATGATCCCGTATTAGCCGCCACATTCGGTGCCACCTTAGCAACCAAGCGCAGCTCAGCTGAAAATATTATTGGTGACGTCGATCGAAATGCCTTAGTCATTGAACCATTTGCTAACCCATTTAGAGTCTATCCATTATCAGAAGACTATCATGATTTCAAAGCACTCTTTGAAGAACGTCATCTGGATTGTTATTTATTGAACACCGGTTTCTTTGGTGACAAGAAGATCCCTAAAGAAATCACCTTGGGTGCATTAGAAGCAATTGTCAACAACACGACCGAATGGGAATCATTCGCTGGTTTAGACCACATGCAAAACCTAAAATTGGCTGATTTTCCAGTCGATTATCGTAATACCGACTACCGCAACCTGGTCGCGACACGTCTGGGCATCCGAGCTAACTTCGTTGATCACTATCAACATGATAATGATGATCGCTTGCCACACGAGATCAATGACATTCTAGTTCACTTACAAGATCAATTAAAACAACCAATAAAAAAATAG
- a CDS encoding TetR/AcrR family transcriptional regulator produces the protein MEIVNTAFRLFAEQGYANVQMKDIAVACDISKSLLQHYFPKKIVLLSTMLNELTLSAFIYSNEQLTMLSAHQRTMIQMSFVLRMLDENPTMEHFIQDIFESPELTTEMVLVTLDWLEAIGVEGEAAMIRYALNFALSGGMAVFFKRKILRASVGMISENIDQAFYLLLGENTEKIDQIYLSTAKYNTDYYYQQFITHLHRHATIDLSTEIKI, from the coding sequence ATGGAAATAGTTAATACTGCGTTTCGCTTGTTTGCAGAGCAAGGCTATGCAAATGTACAGATGAAAGATATCGCGGTTGCTTGTGACATCAGTAAGTCGTTACTTCAGCATTATTTTCCCAAGAAAATTGTTTTGCTAAGTACAATGCTGAATGAGTTAACACTTAGCGCGTTTATTTATAGTAATGAACAGCTAACTATGCTGTCGGCCCATCAACGAACAATGATTCAAATGAGTTTTGTATTGCGCATGCTGGATGAAAACCCGACGATGGAACACTTCATACAAGATATATTTGAAAGTCCCGAGTTAACGACTGAGATGGTGCTAGTGACATTAGATTGGTTAGAAGCCATTGGCGTTGAAGGTGAGGCGGCCATGATTAGATATGCGCTTAATTTTGCATTATCTGGTGGAATGGCGGTCTTCTTTAAACGCAAGATTCTAAGAGCTAGTGTTGGCATGATTTCAGAGAATATTGACCAAGCGTTTTACTTGTTATTAGGTGAAAATACTGAGAAAATTGACCAAATCTATTTAAGTACAGCCAAATATAATACTGATTATTATTATCAACAGTTTATTACCCACCTTCATAGACATGCCACGATTGATTTGAGTACTGAAATAAAAATTTAA